A part of Manduca sexta isolate Smith_Timp_Sample1 unplaced genomic scaffold, JHU_Msex_v1.0 HiC_scaffold_170, whole genome shotgun sequence genomic DNA contains:
- the LOC119191612 gene encoding LOW QUALITY PROTEIN: putative elongator complex protein 1 (The sequence of the model RefSeq protein was modified relative to this genomic sequence to represent the inferred CDS: deleted 2 bases in 1 codon): MRNLELCDVVVRDIQVSSEETPAFCLGHDEGSSFSELYVCTNNPSLHVFNEKDEVKWNKDVSHLVSPDNCPMNVTFLSLQNSVCVGFENGELLSVTEAGTVCEVVGVFDVGILAMEWSPDQELLAIVTKELNMVLLSCTFDPVNEVNLLNAEFGEKQFITVGWGKKETQFHGSEGKQAAKLQREVSADPNASSDNKVKLTWRGDGSLYAVGFNVDGIRRFKVFDREGRLQYTSEKQQGLESNLSWRPSGNVIATTQKVNDKYILSFFEKNGLKHGEFEITVNSTTYVKNITWSLDSEILTLHCKDIETNTHKLLLYTSANYHWYLKQTLLFNSKQDITKIMWDNDFDVANNKKLHIILNDGSYLIYSWIWTIDHSKGISTDDDAVVAVIDGCKLLVTGFRQAVVPPPMSSFETVLDASVNSVCFAPQKSQNGLSSNSFFVCTVNNKLIYYTQTQKFPLKYEISKTVQLSRNDFPFQYYNWYWLSSELIVCVMVKNKSYYLIEFTIDGSKITQTETTSLPSCVTRIASNPKDSSKLFLLLSNGEILQYQAGGFIEEQYVSFNVSCTKFNVFIIEDELHFIGLTHKGNLYIGNRMIMNNVSSFFIHTDFLLLTTLQHVLLCVKLTPHGLNAISEYQKSESNLVYKRKIERGTKLVIVVPNDTRTVFQMPRGNLESIQPRPLSLKIIGQCLDALKYHEAFDLMRKQRINLNLIYDHDPEKFITNIDVFLDSIENNSWLNLFLSDLENFDVTQTMYSSNYETREVNKEIKIKVIKICDAITEQLRKRADRAGRILPIITTYVKKNTVEDLEKALTIIKDLKLKETNGKKLPVGSDEALKYLLYMVDVNHLFDVALGMYDFDLVLLVANKSQKDPKEYIPMLNELNEMDENFKCFSINKHLKRFDKAVESLVQCGPSRHEELKTFVKYHSLYGEALALLSIDDKIYKQISEDYGLYLKLKKHFTKAGIIYERANNIDKAIECYKDALEWELALKLASNWAEDQFKTLCWYFINGLKNEKRHNEALSILEQYYSDPDGTISYAVECGHYKTALRLCSQYSKPNLRDELLTPTLLEDFKNMTDLIETNWCTFIRHRDRLEVVRANKIKNPIDVYDFYVNKDSDLYSDAGSTLASSSRGSSRSYRSSKNRRKHERKVASLKEGSQYEDVALIMALHSHVTASFELRLQVKEIVTVLSCLNKDKEAHILQSSLEKLLKEMKDSFKDIWTNELVIESTNAFITAQDVPEGVSFIPQGIASLEPHIRIAPVIHEINWKLDGLK, encoded by the exons atgagaaATTTAGAACTTTGCGATGTTGTCGTAAGAGATATTCAAGTTAGTTCTGAGGAAACCCCAGCTTTTTGCCTCGGACATGACGAAGGAAGCTCTTTTAGCGAATTATATGTTTGCACAAATAACCCTAGTCTAcatgtttttaatgaaaaggATGAAGTAAAGTGGAATAAAGATGTCTCACATCTCGTTAGTCCTGACAATTGTCCAATGAATGTTACTTTCTTATCACTCCAGAATTCAGTGTGTGTAGGCTTTGAAAATGGTGAATTACTTTCTGTCACGGAAGCGGGGACGGTGTGTGAGGTTGTTGGAGTTTTTGACGTTGGAATACTG GCAATGGAATGGAGCCCAGATCAAGAGTTGCTCGCAATTGTCACAAAAGAATTAAACATGGTACTACTTTCCTGCACATTTGATCCTGTTAATGAAGTGAACTTGCTAAATGCAGAGTTTGGCGAGAAACAATTCATCACAGTTGGATGGGGAAAGAAAGAGACACAGTTCCATGGGTCTGAAGGAAAACAGGCCGCTAAACTGCAAAGGGAAGTTAGTGCTG atccAAATGCTTCATCAGATAATAAAGTGAAATTAACTTGGAGGGGAGATGGCAGTCTGTATGCAGTAGGTTTTAATGTGGATGGAATCAGAAGATTCAAAGTTTTTGATAGAGAAGGCCGTTTACAATATACAAGTGAAAAGCAACAAGGATTAGAATCAAATTTATCTTGGCGACCCAGTGGCAATGTTATAGCTACAACACAGAAAGTAAatgataaatacattttatccttctttgaaaaaaatggaTTAAAACATGGAGAGTTTGAAATAACAGTGAATTCTACtacatatgttaaaaatataacttggaGCCTAGACTCAGAAATATTGACCCTACATTGCAAAGACATTGAAACAAATACACATAAGCTGTTGTTATATACATCAGCTAAttatcattggtatttaaagCAAACTTTGCTGTTCAACAGTAAGCAAGACATAACTAAAATTATGTGGGACAATGATTTTGATGTTGCTAATAATAAGAAACTTCACATTATTTTGAATGATGGAAGTTATTTGATATATTCCTGGATTTGGACCATAGATCATAGCAAGGGAATTAGTACTGATGATGATGCAGTAGTCGCCGTAATAGATGGTTGTAAACTTTTAGTTACTGGTTTTAGACAAGCAGTGGTACCACCTCCAATGTCATCATTTGAAACTGTGCTCGATGCTTCTGTTAATTCTGTGTGTTTTGCTCCACAAAAATCTCAGAATGGGCTAAGCAGTAACTCATTTTTTGTGTgcactgtaaataataaattaatatattacacacaGACACAAAAATTCCCTCTAAAATATGAAATCTCAAAAACAGTACAGTTAAGCAGAAATGACTTTCCATTCCAATACTACAATTGGTATTGGCTGAGTTCAGAACTCATAGTGTGTGTTATGGTGAAAAACAAATCATATTACTTAATTGAGTTTACAATTGATGGTAGCAAAATTACACAAACAGAAACTACTTCTTTGCCATCTTGTGTAACAAGAATAGCATCTAATCCAAAAGattcaagtaaattatttttgctactTAGCAATGGGGAAATATTACAATACCAGGCTGGTGGGTTTATAGAAGAGCAATATGTATCCTTCAATGTTTCATGCAccaaatttaatgtatttattatagagGATGAATTGCATTTTATTGGTCTTACCCATAAAGGTAATCTATACATTGGCAACAGAATGATAATGAACAATGTGAGCTCTTTCTTCATTCATACAGACTTTTTACTTCTCACAACATTGCAACATGTGCTCTTGTGTGTAAAACTGACACCACATGGACTCAATGCAATCAGTGAATATCAAAAATCTGAATCTAATTTGGTTTATAAGAGAAAGATTGAGAGAGGTACTAAATTAGTAATAGTAGTGCCAAATGATACAAGAACAGTGTTTCAAATGCCCCGAGGCAATTTGGAGTCTATACAGCCAAGACCTTTGTCCCTGAAAATTATTGGCCAATGCCTTGATGCTCTTAAATACCATGAAGCATTTGATTTGATGAGAAAACAAAGAATCAACTTAAATCTGATATATGATCACGACCCTGAAAAATTTATTACCAACATTGATGTATTTCTGGattcaattgaaaataattcttGGTTGAATCTCTTTCTATCAGACTTAGAAAATTTTGATGTGACTCAAACAATGTATTCAAGTAATTATGAAACCAGAGAagttaacaaagaaataaagataaaagtaataaaaatatgtgatgCAATTACAGAACAGTTAAGAAAAAGAGCAGATAGAGCTGGAAGAATACTACCAATAATCACaacttatgttaaaaaaaatactgttgaaGATTTGGAAAAAGCTTTAACGATTATTAAAGaccttaaattaaaagaaacaaatggAAAAAAACTACCTGTAGGATCAGATGAAGCTCTTAAATACTTGCTTTACATGGTTGATGTTAACCATCTATTTGATGTTGCACTTGGCATGTATGATTTTGACTTAGTTTTGTTAGTGGCTAATAAATCACAAAAGGATCCTAAAGAATACATACCTATGCTCAATGAATTGAAT GAGATGGATGAGAACTTCAAATGTTTTtctataaacaaacatttaaaaagatttgATAAAGCAGTTGAATCTCTTGTGCAATGTGGTCCTAGTCGACATGAAGAATTAAAgacttttgtaaaatatcatAGTCTCTATGGAGAAGCATTGGCTTTACTTTCAattgatgataaaatatataaacaaatatctgaAGATTATGGCCTTTATTTGAAATTGAAGAAGCATTTTACTAAAGCTGGAATTATTTACGAAAGGGCAAACAATATTGACAAAGCTATAGAATGTTATAAAGATGCCTTAGAATGGGAGCTGGCTTTAAAATTGGCTTCTAATTGGGCAGAAGACCAGTTTAAAACTTTGTGTTG gtATTTCATAAACGGATTGAAGAATGAAAAGCGCCACAATGAAGCACTATCTATTTTGGAACAATACTATTCTGATCCTGATGGAACCATCTCATATGCTGTGGAGTGTGGACACTACAAGACAGCATTACGGCTATGTTCACAGTACTCAAAACCAAATTTGAGAG atGAATTACTTACTCCGACATTACTGGAAGACTTCAAAAATATGACAGACTTAATAGAAACGAATTGGTGCACCTTCATACGTCACAGAGATCGGCTTGAAGTTGTGAgagcgaataaaataaaaaatccaattgaTGTTTACGACTTCTATGTGAATAAGGACAGTGATTTATATTCGGATGCGGGTAGCACATTGGCGTCTTCATCAAGAGGTTCAAG TCGTTCGTACCGTTCAAGCAAAAATAGAAGGAAACATGAGCGTAAAGTAGCATCACTCAAGGAAGGATCACAATATGAAGATGTAGCTTTAATAATGGCGTTACACAGCCATGTCACTGCTTCCTTTGAGTTAAGACTACAAGTAAAAGAGATTGTAACAGTATTGAGTTGTCTGAATAAGGATAAGGAAGCTCATATATTGCAG tcatcACTCGAAAAACTACTCAAAGAAATGAAAGAcagttttaaagatatttggaCAAATGAACTAGTGATAGAGTCCACTAATGC